A stretch of the Porifericola rhodea genome encodes the following:
- a CDS encoding vWA domain-containing protein — protein MKKYVNSSLCVLAVCVLASCDKSEDAPDLRSNFQLLIDFWNPDGNNPEIRLDEQNTSDAIRIDFDKTFGGNAVGNTFTEVEIDNFRIIDNSNTNYEITNITAYEYRDALNDWKEDVEFRMEYETIEDLAVVLVLDRSESLGEDFEKVKTYASNFVNQIFSETNQLQVGVVDFADEVNMIPLTSNMASVTNYIEGLEQGRFTTLYEAMNTGLTALEETNAEAKAIIVFTDGTDNNSNSEYSPQYLEQRIKASTEGSKIITFTIGLDGKGGVDKDVLNKLTLNGGVSTFPRSVDELAHVFEDFSSGIANVYKLTYTRNQQAIPEDKAVKLRFSIQTRRK, from the coding sequence ATGAAAAAGTATGTAAACAGCTCACTATGTGTGCTGGCAGTCTGTGTGCTAGCCTCATGTGACAAAAGTGAAGATGCACCAGATCTTCGCTCCAACTTTCAGTTACTAATAGATTTCTGGAATCCGGATGGAAACAATCCTGAAATTCGTCTGGATGAACAAAATACCTCCGATGCTATTCGTATAGATTTTGATAAAACATTTGGAGGCAATGCTGTAGGCAACACCTTTACGGAGGTAGAGATAGATAACTTTAGAATTATTGATAACAGCAATACCAACTACGAGATCACCAATATTACAGCTTACGAATACCGTGACGCTCTTAATGACTGGAAGGAAGATGTAGAGTTTAGGATGGAATACGAAACCATAGAAGATCTGGCGGTAGTACTGGTACTGGACAGAAGCGAATCCTTAGGTGAAGATTTTGAAAAAGTAAAAACCTATGCCAGCAATTTTGTAAACCAGATTTTCAGCGAAACAAATCAGTTGCAGGTTGGTGTCGTAGACTTTGCTGATGAAGTAAACATGATTCCGCTTACTTCCAATATGGCCTCCGTTACCAATTACATTGAAGGGCTGGAGCAGGGTAGGTTTACTACATTATACGAAGCTATGAATACCGGGCTTACTGCTCTGGAAGAAACTAATGCCGAAGCTAAAGCTATTATAGTATTTACGGATGGTACCGATAATAACTCTAATTCTGAGTACTCACCCCAGTATTTGGAGCAGAGGATAAAAGCGAGTACAGAGGGCTCAAAAATTATCACCTTTACCATTGGGCTGGATGGCAAAGGTGGTGTAGATAAGGATGTATTAAACAAACTAACCTTAAACGGTGGGGTATCTACCTTCCCTCGCTCAGTAGACGAGCTCGCCCATGTGTTTGAAGATTTTTCTAGTGGAATAGCCAATGTTTACAAGCTAACCTATACCAGAAACCAGCAGGCGATACCCGAAGACAAAGCGGTAAAGCTACGCTTTAGTATACAGACACGTAGAAAATAA
- a CDS encoding metal-dependent hydrolase family protein, which produces MRKFTLLLLLSIVCNSSLLAQQSYIYCGSLIDGKQEKIQNELTLIIEGDKIKSIVKGYPEPDAGAEVIDLKDKTVMPGFIDLHVHLQNQSSRDNYSKGFRLNDADIALEATQYARTTLLAGFTTVRDVGGNGVNISLRNAINRGFVVGPRIYTAGKSIATTGGHADPTNGLRKDLMGDPGPKEGVVNGPDDACKAVRQRYKEGSDMIKITATGGVLSYAKDGSGPQFTDDELRVIVETAHDYGMHTAAHAHGAAGMKRAVAAGITTIEHGTLMDEEVMDLMIEKGTYLVPTLTAGRSVADSAKIRGYYPAIIVPKALEIGPQIQKTFAKAYNRGVKIAFGTDAGVFAHGKNAKEFMYMVEAGMPAMEAIQSATVTAAQVLEMEDELGSLEEGKVADIVAVKGNPLEDISLLEQVDFVMKEGKVYKNE; this is translated from the coding sequence ATGAGAAAATTTACACTTCTACTTTTGCTAAGCATAGTATGCAACTCTTCTTTACTGGCTCAGCAATCTTACATATACTGCGGTAGCCTGATAGATGGTAAACAGGAAAAAATACAAAATGAGCTTACGCTTATTATTGAAGGTGATAAGATTAAGAGCATAGTAAAAGGATATCCAGAGCCCGATGCCGGAGCTGAGGTAATTGACCTGAAGGACAAAACGGTGATGCCAGGCTTTATAGATTTGCATGTGCATTTACAGAACCAAAGCAGCAGAGATAATTATTCTAAAGGCTTTCGTCTGAATGATGCGGATATAGCCTTAGAAGCTACCCAATATGCTAGAACTACCCTCTTGGCTGGCTTTACGACAGTAAGAGATGTAGGAGGTAATGGTGTGAACATCTCCTTACGCAATGCCATTAACCGTGGCTTTGTGGTGGGCCCCCGTATTTATACGGCAGGTAAATCTATTGCTACTACTGGTGGCCATGCCGACCCAACTAATGGCTTAAGAAAAGACCTGATGGGAGACCCAGGCCCTAAAGAAGGTGTAGTAAACGGTCCGGATGACGCCTGCAAAGCAGTAAGGCAGCGATACAAGGAAGGATCTGATATGATCAAGATTACTGCAACCGGTGGAGTACTAAGTTATGCTAAAGATGGCTCTGGCCCACAATTTACAGATGATGAATTACGCGTTATTGTAGAAACTGCTCATGATTATGGAATGCATACTGCTGCTCATGCTCATGGCGCAGCAGGGATGAAAAGAGCGGTAGCCGCAGGAATTACAACTATAGAACATGGCACTCTTATGGATGAGGAAGTAATGGATTTGATGATAGAAAAAGGTACTTACCTGGTGCCTACGCTTACTGCCGGGCGTTCAGTAGCAGACTCCGCCAAAATCAGAGGTTATTATCCGGCTATTATAGTTCCTAAAGCTTTAGAGATTGGCCCGCAGATTCAGAAAACCTTTGCTAAAGCCTATAACAGAGGGGTGAAAATAGCTTTTGGTACAGATGCTGGCGTGTTTGCCCATGGCAAAAACGCCAAAGAGTTTATGTATATGGTAGAAGCAGGAATGCCAGCAATGGAGGCAATACAATCCGCAACAGTCACTGCTGCGCAGGTTCTGGAAATGGAAGATGAGCTGGGATCGCTAGAGGAAGGTAAAGTGGCAGATATTGTGGCAGTAAAAGGTAACCCTCTTGAAGATATCAGCCTGTTGGAACAGGTAGACTTTGTGATGAAAGAGGGAAAAGTGTACAAAAACGAGTAG
- a CDS encoding YebC/PmpR family DNA-binding transcriptional regulator: MGRAFEYRRAAKEKRWDKMSKVFPKLAKAITVAAKESGPDPDMNAKLRTAIQNAKGQNMPKDNIEAAIKRASGKDAQDYVEVNYEGKGPHGVLVFVECATDNTTRTVANVKSYFNKSGGSLVPTGSLEFMFNRKAVFEFEMPEGMDIEELELELIDAGLEEIEEGEEGKSYAYADYTNFGALSQAFEEKEIEVSSATLKRFPNNEVEFTEEQMEDIEKLIDKLEDDDDVQAVYTNIA, encoded by the coding sequence ATGGGAAGAGCATTTGAATACCGAAGAGCAGCCAAAGAGAAACGCTGGGACAAAATGTCAAAAGTGTTTCCTAAGTTAGCTAAAGCTATCACAGTAGCCGCAAAAGAAAGCGGTCCTGACCCTGATATGAATGCTAAACTTCGTACCGCTATTCAGAATGCCAAGGGGCAAAACATGCCCAAAGACAATATTGAAGCGGCTATTAAAAGAGCTTCAGGCAAAGACGCTCAAGACTATGTAGAAGTTAATTACGAAGGTAAAGGCCCACATGGCGTATTGGTATTTGTTGAATGTGCTACAGATAATACTACGCGCACAGTTGCTAACGTAAAGTCATATTTCAATAAATCGGGCGGAAGCCTGGTGCCAACCGGCTCTTTAGAGTTTATGTTTAATCGTAAAGCAGTATTTGAGTTTGAAATGCCGGAAGGTATGGATATAGAGGAACTGGAACTGGAGTTGATAGATGCTGGTCTGGAAGAAATAGAAGAAGGTGAGGAAGGTAAATCATACGCTTATGCGGACTATACCAACTTTGGAGCGCTCTCACAAGCTTTTGAAGAAAAGGAAATAGAAGTAAGCAGTGCAACACTCAAACGCTTCCCTAATAATGAGGTGGAGTTTACAGAGGAGCAGATGGAAGATATAGAAAAGTTAATAGATAAGCTTGAAGATGATGACGACGTTCAGGCTGTATATACCAATATAGCATAG
- a CDS encoding ATP-binding protein — translation MLILTQVTDSSGQDAQNSYASEDLKKMPEDSNKVIFLHQIANRLIYTQPDLSIAYSKQADSLAQALGFTKGQALALNSMGNANWCKGNLKEGLSLYLESKEIAEQIGDQNLVARNIGSMGLIYRSAADYEAALAAYRAALPMFFSLKNMERIAVTYNNMGKCYMEKGELDSAIHFYELSQPLAKVHRPNMVPGLTFNYADALFRKKDLPAAETLLEKSLQSARKFDDTRTIIRGKQLLSEIMLMKNEIDKAEVLAHQAVQAAEPTDVKELIYKSYATLANVYNAKKDFQNAYRYLNLYNQYKDSIQSEGTQEKLDFLVFEQQRREIEMLTKEKEMEQHIREKQRYLIYALLGLVVLIAVLAFVLYRSSRSMSFANNLLKRKNDEVKQQKEEITAQADKLQRLNHLKDKLFSIISHDLRSPLNTLFGSLSLIQNGLIKKEEFDYMLSEILKNVNYTTSLLDNLLHWAKTQLEGSDINKEKVNLKRLASIKVELLQNQAQHKNVQLVNKINENTYVYADEVMIQIVIQNLLSNAIKFCKPNDEIYLEVTPQGDQVIFSVKDTGLGMKEETLNKLFKESSFNSTTGTANEKGTGLGLLLCKDFVEKNGGTIWAESAEGQGSTFYFSLPVFHEAEVKKALASLN, via the coding sequence ATGCTAATACTTACTCAGGTTACTGACTCAAGTGGTCAGGATGCCCAGAACTCCTATGCTTCGGAAGATCTCAAAAAAATGCCGGAGGATAGTAACAAAGTAATCTTTTTACACCAGATCGCGAACAGGCTTATTTATACCCAGCCTGATCTTTCTATAGCATATTCTAAACAGGCAGATTCACTTGCCCAGGCTTTGGGTTTTACTAAAGGACAGGCTCTGGCTCTTAACAGTATGGGAAATGCCAACTGGTGCAAGGGCAACCTTAAAGAAGGTTTGTCTTTATACCTGGAGTCCAAAGAGATTGCCGAACAAATAGGCGATCAGAATCTGGTTGCCAGAAACATTGGCAGTATGGGCTTAATTTACAGATCTGCAGCAGACTACGAAGCAGCGCTTGCTGCCTACCGCGCAGCTCTTCCCATGTTTTTTAGTCTTAAGAACATGGAACGCATTGCTGTTACCTATAATAATATGGGTAAGTGCTATATGGAAAAAGGGGAATTAGACTCTGCCATACATTTTTATGAACTCTCTCAACCGCTAGCTAAAGTACACCGCCCAAATATGGTTCCGGGCCTAACTTTTAATTATGCTGATGCATTGTTCAGGAAAAAGGACCTTCCGGCAGCTGAAACCCTACTGGAAAAAAGCTTACAATCTGCCAGAAAGTTTGATGATACCCGTACCATTATCAGGGGTAAGCAACTTCTTTCAGAGATTATGCTGATGAAAAACGAAATTGATAAGGCTGAGGTTTTGGCACATCAAGCGGTACAGGCAGCAGAACCTACTGATGTTAAGGAGTTAATTTACAAATCGTACGCTACTTTGGCTAATGTGTACAATGCCAAAAAAGATTTTCAGAACGCTTATCGTTACCTGAACCTCTACAACCAATATAAAGACAGCATTCAAAGTGAAGGCACGCAGGAAAAACTGGATTTTCTGGTATTTGAACAGCAGCGCAGAGAAATTGAGATGCTGACCAAAGAAAAAGAAATGGAGCAGCATATACGTGAGAAACAGAGGTATCTGATCTATGCGCTCTTAGGCCTGGTTGTATTAATTGCGGTATTGGCCTTTGTACTGTATCGCAGTAGTAGAAGTATGTCATTTGCTAATAACTTACTCAAAAGAAAGAATGACGAAGTAAAGCAGCAGAAAGAAGAAATAACGGCACAAGCTGACAAGTTACAGAGGCTAAACCACCTAAAAGACAAGCTTTTTTCTATTATTTCACATGATTTGCGTAGTCCGTTAAATACCTTATTTGGCAGCCTGAGTCTCATACAAAATGGACTCATAAAGAAAGAAGAATTTGACTACATGCTTTCTGAGATACTAAAGAACGTTAACTATACTACCAGTTTATTGGATAACCTTCTACACTGGGCTAAAACGCAGCTAGAGGGTTCAGATATTAATAAAGAGAAAGTAAACCTGAAAAGACTGGCTAGTATCAAGGTAGAGCTTTTACAAAATCAGGCTCAGCACAAAAATGTTCAGTTAGTAAACAAGATTAACGAAAATACCTATGTTTATGCCGATGAAGTGATGATTCAGATTGTAATACAGAATTTACTTTCTAACGCTATTAAGTTTTGTAAACCCAATGATGAAATTTATTTAGAGGTGACGCCCCAGGGTGATCAGGTCATATTTAGTGTAAAAGATACTGGCTTGGGGATGAAAGAGGAGACACTGAACAAACTCTTTAAAGAAAGTAGTTTTAATAGTACTACAGGTACTGCTAATGAAAAGGGTACCGGATTGGGCCTACTCTTATGTAAAGATTTTGTCGAGAAAAATGGGGGTACAATCTGGGCCGAAAGCGCAGAAGGACAAGGAAGTACATTCTATTTTTCTTTACCTGTATTCCACGAGGCAGAGGTAAAAAAAGCCCTAGCTAGCCTGAACTAA